From one Populus alba chromosome 17, ASM523922v2, whole genome shotgun sequence genomic stretch:
- the LOC118049527 gene encoding cystathionine gamma-synthase 1, chloroplastic: MAVSSCPCPKLFVASSFECRSDSSSSSADQPSQGRSNSARHGTTPFLSGAGMSSLILKFPPNFVRQLSTKARRNCSNIGVAQIVAASWSNNSAAGASSAAAAAAAAAAASAIPAAEPAVTLAGNEVAGIDSSDNKNVSVVQLEDLSSDLEYKSFLSSDGSIAVHAGERLGRGIVTDAITTPVVNTSAYFFKKTQELIDFKEKRHASYEYGRYGNPTTQVLEDKISELEGAESTLILASGMCASTVLLLALVPAGGHLVTTTDCYRKTRIFMETFLPKMGITVTVIDPADVKALESALEINKVSLFFTESPTNPFLRCVDIELVSELCHRKGALVCIDGTFATPLNQKALALGADLILHSATKFIGGHNDVLGGCISGSTKVVSEIRNLHHVLGGTLNPNAAYLIIRGMKTLHLRVQQQNSTALRMAKILEAHPKVRCVYYPGLPSHPEHHIAKKQMTGFGGVVSFEVDGDLLITSKFVDALKIPYIAPSFGGCESIVDQPAIMSYWDLSRSEREKYGIKDNLVRFSFGVEDFEDLKADILQALETIESA; the protein is encoded by the exons ATGGCCGTCTCTTCTTGTCCGTGTCCTAAGCTCTTCGTCGCATCCTCTTTCGAGTGCCGTTCCGACTCCTCCTCCTCAAGCGCGGACCAGCCCAGTCAAGGCCGATCCAACTCCGCTCGCCATGGAACCACACCCTTTTTATCTGGCGCCGGCATGTCCTCTCTGATTCTCAAATTTCCTCCCAACTTCGTTCGCCAGCTTAGCACTAAAGCTCGAAGAAACTGCAGCAACATCGGCGTAGCGCAAATCGTTGCTGCCTCGTGGTCAAACAACTCCGCCGCAGGTGCTTCCTCCGCGGCGGCGGCGGCTGCTGCTGCAGCTGCTGCCTCCGCAATCCCCGCAGCCGAGCCGGCCGTGACCTTGGCCGGAAATGAGGTGGCGGGAATTGATAGCAGTGATAATAAGAATGTAAGTGTTGTACAGTTGGAGGATTTGAGTAGCGATTTGGAATACAAGTCGTTTTTGAGTTCTGATGGAAGCATTGCAGTTCACGCTG GTGAAAGATTAGGTCGCGGTATAGTGACAGATGCAATCACGACTCCGGTGGTTAATACTTCTGCTTATTTCTTTAAGAAAACCCAAGAGCTTATTGATTTCAag GAGAAGCGCCATGCAAGTTATGAATATGGTAGGTATGGAAATCCGACCACACAGGTTTTGGAGGACAAGATAAG tGAGCTTGAAGGAGCGGAATCAACATTGATTTTGGCATCTGGGATGTGTGCTAGTACTGTCTTGTTGTTGGCGTTGGTACCTGCTGGTGGTCATCTTGTGACAACCACAGATTGCTATAGGAAGACTAGGATTTTCATGGAGACTTTTCTTCCTAAGATGGGGATCACG GTTACTGTGATTGACCCTGCAGATGTGAAAGCTTTGGAATCTGCACTTGAGATCAACAAA gtttctcttttcttcaccGAGTCTCCTACCAATCCATTCCTGAGATGTGTTGACATTGAATTGGTTTCAGAGCTTTGCCACAGAAAAGGAGCATTAGTCTGCATTGATGGTACCTTTGCAACACCTCTAAACCAGAAAGCCCTTGCTCTTGGAGCTGATCTTATTCTGCACTCTGCAACAAAGTTCATCGGGGGACACAATGAT GTCCTTGGAGGATGCATAAGTGGTTCTACAAAGGTAGTTTCAGAGATTCGTAATTTGCATCATGTTTTGGGAGGTACACTCAACCCG AATGCTGCCTATCTGATCATCCGAGGCATGAAGACACTGCATCTTCGTGTACAGCAACAGAACTCAACAGCATTGAGGATGGCCAAAATTTTAGAGGCGCATCCCAAG GTGAGGTGCGTTTATTATCCAGGCTTGCCAAGTCATCCTGAACATCACATTGCCAAGAAGCAGATGACTGGTTTTGGTGGTGTGGTGAGCTTCGAG GTTGATGGAGACTTGCTCATAACCTCAAAATTTGTGGATGCATTGAAAATCCCTTATATTGCCCCTTCTTTTGGAGGCTGCGAGAGCATTGTGGATCAGCCAGCCATTATGTCTTACTG GGATCTGAGTCGATCAGAGAGAGAAAAGTATGGGATTAAGGACAACTTGGTTCGGTTCAGCTTTGGAGTTGAAGACTTCGAAGATTTGAAGGCTGATATACTTCAAGCTCTGGAGACCATAGAGAGTGCTTGA
- the LOC118049529 gene encoding SPX domain-containing protein 4 produces MKFGKEFKTHLEETLPEWRDKFLCYKPLKKLLKQLPPTVDSLNLDRPVNFQLHPHPPPLTGDVHGNTNRPLVDLQEWFVRILNEELDKFNDFYVDKEEDFVIRLQELKERIESLKENSSKDGVFTSESEFSEEMMDIRKDLVTIHGEMVLLKNYSSLNFAGLVKILKKYDKRTGGLLRLPFTQLALHQPFFTTEPLTRLVHECEDNLELLFPLEAEVIESTNIVQDQSNPSLNNTTSISPGPPTTLGEETIDIYRSTLAAMKAIRGLQKASSTSNPLSFSSFFKIQDDESTGAVTAANSTSNSSATMHDGEEIDQEDVHSV; encoded by the exons ATGAAGTTTGGAAAAGAATTCAAGACCCACCTAGAAGAAACCCTTCCTGAGTGGAGGGACAAGTTTCTCTGCTACAAGCCCCTCAAGAAACTCCTCAAACAATTACCTCCCACCGTTGATTCTCTCAACCTTGATCGCCCCGTTAATTTTCAACTCCATCCACACCCTCCTCCGCTCACTGGTGATGTTCATGGCAATACTAATAGGCCTTTGGTGGATTTGCAAGAATGGTTTGTTAGAATTCTTAATGAAGAGCTTGACAAGTTCAATGATTTCTATGTTGATAAAGAAGAAGACTTTGTTATACGCCTTCAg GAGCTGAAGGAAAGAATTGAAAGTCTAAAGGAAAATAGCAGCAAGGATGGAGTTTTTACATCAGAGAGTGAATTTAGTGAAGAAATGATGGATATTCGTAAAGACTTGGTCACCATTCATGGAGAGATGGtgcttctaaaaaattatagctCCTTAAATTTTGCAG GGTTAGTGAAGATTTTGAAGAAGTATGATAAAAGGACAGGAGGATTGTTGCGCTTACCTTTCACACAACTTGCCCTTCATCAGCCTTTTTTCACAACAGAGCCTCTAACAAGGTTGGTCCATGAATGCGAGGATAATCTTGAGCTCCTTTTTCCATTGGAGGCAGAAGTCATTGAATCGACCAACATCGTACAAGATCAATCAAATCCATCTCTGAATAACACAACAAGTATCTCACCTGGGCCTCCGACAACACTTGGGGAGGAAACCATCGACATATATCGCAGCACCCTTGCAGCCATGAAAGCCATACGAGGCCTTCAAAAGGCAAGCTCCACCTCCAATCCACTATCATTTTCATCTTTCTTCAAGATCCAGGATGATGAAAGTACTGGTGCTGTAACAGCTGCAAACTCAACTTCAAACTCTTCAGCCACAATGCATGATGGAGAGGAGATTGATCAAGAAGATGTGCATTCTGTTTAA